Proteins encoded within one genomic window of Chelatococcus sp. HY11:
- a CDS encoding GntR family transcriptional regulator, producing MTTGITRRPKDLRQEIAAPLHHQVYVVLRQQIVDGDYPAGKALPSEHKLEDLFNVSRITVRRALDRLAAEGLIVRRHGKGNFAQPVITPPPIDTSLRGMLENLLAMGLKTRVDLVEFDYIPASPEIAARLELEPGAVVQRVVRVRRHEDTPFSFLTTHVPEAVGRSYSQGELLERPLLSLFEKAGIKVARADQTITAKLADTRVAPLLDVDIGAALLSIRRLVRDQKGKPVEFLEALYRPDIYEYQMSMTRKGKKSEFLWSDGLPAGQ from the coding sequence ATGACGACCGGCATCACCAGGCGGCCGAAAGACTTGAGGCAGGAGATTGCGGCCCCTCTGCACCATCAGGTCTATGTTGTGCTGCGTCAACAGATTGTCGACGGCGACTACCCGGCGGGCAAAGCTTTGCCTTCCGAGCACAAACTGGAGGATCTGTTCAACGTCTCACGCATTACCGTGAGACGTGCCCTGGATCGCTTGGCGGCGGAAGGCCTGATCGTACGCCGCCATGGAAAGGGCAATTTCGCCCAGCCGGTCATCACGCCGCCGCCTATCGATACCAGCCTGAGGGGCATGCTTGAGAACCTGCTCGCTATGGGGCTCAAGACCCGTGTCGATCTGGTCGAGTTCGACTATATACCGGCATCGCCGGAGATCGCAGCAAGGCTCGAGCTGGAACCAGGCGCCGTCGTACAGCGCGTCGTACGCGTCAGGCGCCATGAGGACACGCCCTTCTCATTTCTCACGACCCACGTGCCCGAGGCTGTGGGACGCAGCTACAGCCAGGGCGAGCTGCTTGAACGACCTTTGCTGAGCCTGTTCGAGAAGGCGGGCATCAAAGTCGCGCGCGCGGACCAGACCATCACGGCGAAGCTTGCCGACACGCGGGTGGCGCCATTGCTCGACGTCGATATCGGAGCGGCCTTGCTCAGCATCCGCCGCCTCGTGCGCGACCAGAAGGGAAAGCCGGTCGAGTTTCTTGAGGCTCTTTATCGGCCCGATATCTATGAATATCAGATGTCGATGACACGTAAGGGCAAGAAATCGGAATTCCTCTGGTCCGACGGTTTGCCCGCCGGCCAGTGA
- a CDS encoding NAD(P)-dependent oxidoreductase, whose protein sequence is MKVALIGASGNAGSRILAELTRRGHSVTAIARHPEKIPAEQNVAPKKGDVFDGKGLADLLKEHDAVISSVHFLASDPDLLIEAVRASGVRRYLIVGGAGSLEVAPGVALVTTPDFPPAYKAEATKGGDFLKKLRGIDDLDWTFLSPSALFVPGERTGQFRLGKDELLTNDKGSSISFEDYAIALVDELENPAHIRQRFTVGY, encoded by the coding sequence ATGAAAGTCGCTCTTATAGGCGCTAGCGGTAACGCCGGCTCGCGCATTCTCGCGGAACTCACGCGCCGGGGGCACAGTGTGACCGCCATTGCCCGCCATCCGGAGAAAATCCCCGCGGAGCAAAATGTCGCGCCTAAGAAGGGAGACGTGTTCGATGGCAAGGGCCTGGCGGATCTCCTGAAGGAGCATGATGCGGTCATCAGCTCCGTCCATTTCCTCGCTAGCGACCCTGATCTCCTGATCGAGGCCGTCCGTGCTTCGGGCGTCAGGCGCTATCTGATCGTCGGCGGGGCCGGCAGCCTAGAGGTCGCACCCGGCGTGGCCCTGGTGACCACGCCTGACTTTCCCCCGGCCTACAAGGCCGAAGCCACCAAGGGGGGCGACTTTCTAAAGAAATTGCGGGGGATTGACGATCTCGACTGGACGTTCCTGTCACCGTCCGCACTCTTTGTTCCCGGAGAGCGTACAGGCCAGTTCCGCCTCGGCAAGGACGAACTGCTGACAAATGACAAGGGAAGCAGCATCTCCTTCGAGGACTACGCCATCGCCCTTGTCGATGAACTGGAGAATCCGGCCCATATCCGCCAGCGTTTTACCGTCGGCTATTGA
- the blaOXA gene encoding class D beta-lactamase has product MTVQTTEVRPRNCWRRCIVAGFLVVLTSISAGSLAGTSPVQAATLCTVIADAATGQLVLREGTCETRVTPASTFKLPISLMGFDAGFLKDEHNPSLPFKKGYAAWIPAWKQDTDPSSWMKNSVVWYSRLVTEALGEQRFRDYVHRFDYGNQDVSGDPGKNDGLTNAWLSSSLKISPLEQIAFLRKLVRRELPVSPHAYVMTSKITALQDVDGWSVHGKTGAGPVRRADGSREPDQSYGWFVGWMVKEGRTLVFARLVHDEKREAISPGIRTREIFLRELPSVVARF; this is encoded by the coding sequence ATGACTGTTCAAACGACTGAAGTCCGCCCTAGGAATTGCTGGCGCCGCTGCATAGTGGCCGGTTTCCTCGTTGTCCTGACGAGTATTTCGGCGGGTAGCTTGGCCGGAACATCTCCGGTGCAAGCCGCAACGCTTTGCACGGTCATTGCGGACGCTGCGACGGGCCAATTGGTGCTTAGAGAAGGAACTTGTGAAACACGCGTCACACCAGCCTCCACTTTCAAGCTCCCCATCAGTCTGATGGGTTTCGATGCTGGATTTCTCAAGGATGAGCACAACCCGTCCCTTCCTTTCAAGAAGGGATATGCCGCCTGGATCCCGGCCTGGAAGCAGGATACGGATCCATCGAGCTGGATGAAGAATTCTGTCGTCTGGTATTCGCGGCTGGTTACCGAAGCGCTGGGCGAGCAACGCTTTCGCGACTATGTCCATCGCTTCGACTATGGCAACCAGGATGTATCCGGCGATCCCGGCAAGAATGACGGGTTGACCAACGCCTGGCTAAGCTCGTCCCTGAAGATATCCCCACTCGAGCAAATCGCGTTTCTAAGAAAGCTTGTGCGCCGCGAGTTGCCGGTGAGCCCGCATGCCTATGTCATGACGAGCAAGATCACCGCGTTGCAGGACGTGGATGGCTGGAGCGTTCACGGCAAGACGGGAGCGGGCCCGGTGCGCAGGGCTGACGGCTCCCGTGAGCCCGACCAGAGCTATGGATGGTTTGTTGGCTGGATGGTCAAGGAAGGCCGGACGCTCGTCTTTGCGCGTCTCGTTCACGACGAAAAGCGTGAGGCGATCAGCCCCGGGATCCGGACGCGTGAAATCTTCCTTCGCGAGCTGCCTTCAGTCGTTGCCCGGTTCTAA
- a CDS encoding ABC transporter ATP-binding protein — protein MLRNFFSYYKPHKGLFALDFSCAVASGLLELGFPLAVKIFVDSLLPSGDWMLIMLASAGLLAVYLVNTGLMAVVVYFGHMLGINIETEMRRRSFDHLQKLSFGFFDNQKTGHIVGRLTKDLEEIGEIAHHGPEDLFIAVMTLIGAFVLMFMVNPQLALITAAIVPLIVWVTTRYGGRMSRNWRQLYERVGSFNARIEDNVGGIRVVQAFANEDHERRLFASDNQNYRRTKLAAYRLMAVTTSLSYFSMRLTQMVVMIAGSYFVLKGELTNGGFVGFLLLVGVFFRPIEKINSVIETYPKGIAGFRRYMEFLAVEPDIADRPDAKAVSGLKGHIRYTNVAFGYTPDRPVLRGINLEVRPGEMVAFVGPSGAGKTTICSLLPRFYEIDSGEISIDAIDIRSMTLASLRGQIGIVQQDVFLFAGTIRENIAYGRLDASDAEIEEAARRSRLDQVIARLPNGYDTIIGERGVKLSGGQKQRLAIARVFLKDPPILILDEATSALDTETERAIQRSLTDLSKGRTTLVVAHRLATIQHADRIIVVDDHGIVEQGRHDELVKAGGAYQRLHEAQYGALFKRAGE, from the coding sequence ATGCTCCGAAATTTCTTCTCATATTATAAACCACACAAGGGTTTGTTCGCCCTCGACTTCTCCTGCGCGGTCGCGTCCGGGCTGCTTGAGCTCGGCTTTCCTCTGGCTGTGAAGATCTTCGTGGATAGCCTTCTGCCCAGCGGCGACTGGATGCTGATCATGCTCGCGTCGGCAGGACTCCTCGCGGTTTACCTCGTCAATACCGGTTTGATGGCCGTGGTCGTCTATTTCGGCCACATGCTGGGCATCAACATCGAAACGGAGATGCGCCGGCGCAGCTTCGATCATCTCCAGAAACTATCCTTCGGCTTTTTCGACAATCAGAAGACGGGCCATATCGTCGGCCGGCTCACCAAGGATCTGGAGGAAATCGGTGAAATCGCCCATCACGGTCCGGAGGACCTCTTCATCGCGGTGATGACGCTCATCGGCGCGTTCGTCCTGATGTTCATGGTCAATCCCCAGCTCGCGCTGATCACGGCAGCCATCGTGCCGCTGATCGTCTGGGTAACAACGCGATACGGCGGCCGCATGAGCCGCAACTGGCGGCAACTCTACGAGCGTGTCGGCAGTTTCAATGCCCGCATCGAGGACAATGTCGGCGGTATCCGCGTCGTCCAGGCTTTTGCCAATGAGGACCACGAGCGCAGGCTGTTCGCCTCCGACAACCAGAACTATCGTCGCACCAAGCTGGCCGCCTATCGTCTCATGGCGGTCACCACGTCACTCAGCTATTTCAGCATGCGGCTGACGCAGATGGTCGTCATGATCGCCGGCAGCTATTTCGTGCTCAAGGGTGAATTGACTAATGGTGGTTTCGTTGGCTTTCTGTTGCTCGTCGGGGTGTTCTTCCGGCCCATCGAGAAGATCAACTCGGTCATCGAGACGTACCCCAAGGGCATTGCCGGCTTCCGTCGCTACATGGAATTTCTCGCTGTGGAGCCGGATATCGCGGACAGGCCAGACGCCAAGGCCGTCTCCGGCCTCAAGGGGCATATCCGCTATACCAACGTCGCTTTTGGCTACACCCCGGACAGGCCCGTGTTGCGGGGGATCAACCTGGAAGTTCGCCCCGGTGAAATGGTCGCCTTCGTTGGCCCTTCGGGAGCCGGCAAGACGACCATCTGTTCACTCCTGCCGCGTTTCTACGAAATCGACAGTGGCGAGATCAGCATCGATGCCATCGACATCAGATCCATGACGCTTGCATCCTTGCGTGGACAGATCGGCATCGTGCAGCAGGACGTCTTCCTCTTCGCCGGCACCATTCGCGAGAACATCGCCTACGGCCGCCTCGACGCCAGTGATGCGGAGATAGAGGAAGCCGCGCGCCGCAGCCGGCTCGACCAGGTTATTGCCCGCCTGCCGAATGGCTATGACACCATCATCGGCGAGCGCGGCGTCAAACTGTCCGGCGGCCAGAAGCAGCGTCTGGCCATCGCGCGCGTGTTTCTCAAGGATCCACCGATCCTCATTCTGGACGAGGCGACATCCGCTCTCGACACGGAAACGGAGCGGGCCATTCAGCGCTCCCTGACCGATCTGTCCAAGGGGCGCACGACGTTGGTCGTTGCCCATCGCCTCGCCACCATCCAGCATGCGGACCGTATTATCGTCGTTGATGACCACGGCATCGTCGAGCAGGGCCGTCATGACGAGCTGGTCAAGGCGGGCGGGGCCTACCAGCGGCTTCACGAGGCCCAGTACGGCGCGCTTTTCAAGCGTGCCGGCGAATGA
- a CDS encoding helix-turn-helix domain-containing protein has translation MGLDAVDGEFSFSPCPIRDVLDRIGDQWSLLVLEALEPGTLRFNALKRRIGDISQHMLARTLKRLEQDGFVSRTLYPVIPPRVDYALTPLGHSLLIPLRSLISWADNNHDAVCAARRVYRETIV, from the coding sequence ATGGGTTTGGACGCTGTGGACGGTGAGTTTTCATTCTCGCCGTGCCCTATCCGGGATGTACTGGACCGCATAGGTGACCAGTGGAGCCTTCTCGTCTTGGAGGCGTTGGAACCGGGAACACTGCGGTTCAACGCGCTGAAACGTCGGATCGGCGATATCTCGCAGCACATGCTCGCGCGAACCTTGAAGCGGCTTGAACAGGACGGGTTCGTGTCGCGGACGCTCTATCCGGTCATACCGCCGCGGGTGGACTACGCCCTCACACCACTGGGTCACTCGCTGCTCATTCCGTTGCGCAGTCTGATCTCCTGGGCGGACAACAACCACGATGCCGTTTGCGCGGCGCGGCGCGTCTATCGCGAGACGATTGTCTGA
- a CDS encoding SDR family NAD(P)-dependent oxidoreductase translates to MQHSAGRPLSGQVALVTGGARGIGAAVCQALAQDGATVYAADLLSCEQTVAAIAEAGGLAHARKLDVSDRNACVALANEIVAAKQRLDILVCNAGICPPGTVAGDWEQWDRVIDVNVNGTQACIAACWPHMIACGYGRIVLVSSMAYYQGGVIVGTEYSASKGAVAAMTRHVARNGGPHGILCNAVAPGVIATDMTASFSKPDPQAIPLRRVGTAEDVAGPVRFLCGPYSAYMTGTILNVTGGIVLAA, encoded by the coding sequence ATGCAGCATTCAGCGGGGCGGCCGCTTTCAGGGCAGGTCGCGCTTGTCACAGGCGGTGCGCGTGGTATCGGGGCTGCGGTCTGTCAGGCTCTCGCGCAGGACGGGGCGACTGTTTATGCCGCGGACTTGTTGTCCTGTGAGCAAACCGTGGCTGCGATTGCCGAGGCGGGCGGCCTGGCGCATGCGCGCAAGCTTGATGTTTCCGATCGGAATGCCTGTGTCGCCCTTGCTAACGAGATCGTGGCGGCCAAGCAACGTCTCGATATCCTTGTCTGCAACGCGGGGATCTGTCCGCCCGGCACGGTGGCTGGCGACTGGGAGCAGTGGGACCGCGTCATCGATGTGAACGTAAACGGTACCCAGGCCTGTATCGCCGCCTGCTGGCCGCATATGATTGCGTGCGGCTATGGACGGATCGTGCTGGTGAGTTCGATGGCCTATTATCAGGGCGGTGTCATTGTCGGCACGGAGTATTCCGCGTCGAAGGGCGCGGTCGCGGCTATGACTCGTCATGTTGCCCGTAACGGCGGTCCGCATGGAATACTCTGCAATGCCGTGGCGCCTGGCGTGATCGCGACAGACATGACGGCCAGTTTCTCCAAGCCTGATCCGCAAGCTATCCCTCTACGGCGCGTTGGAACGGCCGAGGACGTTGCGGGGCCTGTCCGCTTTCTCTGCGGGCCCTATTCAGCCTACATGACCGGTACAATTTTGAATGTCACGGGCGGCATCGTGCTCGCGGCGTGA
- a CDS encoding carboxymuconolactone decarboxylase family protein — MTTPLDLTALLSGIRAKRGYLLPHHGLMAITAPALLDAYDAAYTAMALDDRVLSHHDREFVWLAILIATDEAIATHHIAKFKAAGGTDGEVEVILTVTALALGFESYRFVEKNWLTHLPACDPRAIYLRALRSAAASVPMRLVHMAAAAVFVCKAGWDAVALQIVAAYEDAVPELDLAEAVSLTMFPGSVPHFVEAARVWQELIVEGKVPASSTFREWAEMSGQGGFDEANRAPR; from the coding sequence ATGACTACGCCTCTCGATTTGACAGCGCTCCTGTCCGGCATTCGTGCGAAGCGCGGCTATCTGCTGCCGCACCACGGACTGATGGCGATTACCGCGCCGGCGTTGCTTGACGCTTATGACGCCGCCTATACCGCCATGGCGCTCGACGACCGGGTCTTGAGCCATCACGATCGCGAATTCGTCTGGCTCGCGATCCTGATCGCCACCGATGAGGCGATCGCCACCCACCACATCGCCAAGTTCAAGGCAGCTGGCGGCACCGATGGGGAGGTGGAGGTCATCCTGACGGTGACCGCGCTCGCCCTCGGCTTCGAATCCTACCGCTTTGTCGAAAAGAACTGGCTTACCCATCTGCCCGCCTGCGATCCGCGGGCGATCTACTTGCGAGCGCTGCGCTCCGCGGCAGCCAGCGTTCCGATGCGTCTCGTCCATATGGCCGCGGCGGCTGTCTTTGTCTGCAAGGCGGGTTGGGACGCGGTCGCCCTGCAGATCGTCGCCGCCTACGAGGACGCGGTTCCGGAACTCGACCTCGCGGAAGCCGTCTCGCTGACCATGTTCCCCGGCAGTGTCCCGCATTTCGTCGAAGCCGCCCGCGTCTGGCAGGAACTCATCGTCGAGGGGAAGGTGCCGGCGTCTTCGACGTTTCGTGAGTGGGCTGAAATGTCGGGGCAAGGTGGATTCGACGAAGCCAACCGCGCGCCGCGCTGA
- a CDS encoding DsbA family protein, producing the protein MNYGVERLIGGTGPLSAVPPKELTYLYDPLCGWCYGAMPALEALRAKARITFLPTGLFAGEAARVMDASFAAYAWENDRRIAALTGQPFSQLYREQVLRPGTAFDSAAATLALVAVGLEVPEQLFAACKAIQHARYVDGRDTSIRREVATVLDGIGLSSAATRLLADDADVLAAARNEVATGRRLMTAHGARGVPTVVLSTNHGDRLIPNQLLYGDRETLLRQLDLV; encoded by the coding sequence ATGAACTATGGCGTTGAAAGGCTGATCGGCGGAACGGGTCCCCTATCCGCAGTGCCGCCGAAAGAGCTGACCTATCTTTATGATCCGCTGTGTGGATGGTGCTATGGCGCGATGCCGGCCCTAGAAGCTCTGCGGGCGAAGGCCAGGATCACCTTCTTACCAACCGGCCTTTTCGCCGGCGAGGCGGCCCGTGTCATGGATGCGAGCTTTGCGGCCTATGCCTGGGAGAATGATCGGCGGATCGCCGCCCTGACAGGACAGCCGTTTTCGCAACTCTATCGCGAGCAGGTGCTGCGACCCGGCACAGCCTTCGATTCTGCAGCCGCTACGCTCGCGCTTGTCGCTGTCGGCCTGGAGGTCCCCGAACAGCTTTTCGCGGCCTGCAAGGCCATTCAGCATGCGCGCTATGTCGATGGGCGCGATACCTCCATTCGCCGGGAGGTCGCCACGGTGCTCGACGGGATCGGGCTGTCCTCGGCCGCGACCAGACTTCTGGCTGATGATGCGGATGTTCTCGCAGCAGCACGTAACGAGGTCGCTACTGGCCGGCGCCTCATGACGGCCCATGGCGCACGTGGCGTGCCGACAGTGGTTCTGTCCACCAACCACGGCGATCGTCTCATTCCGAACCAGCTTCTTTATGGCGATCGCGAGACCTTGCTTCGCCAGCTCGACCTTGTCTGA
- a CDS encoding cation:proton antiporter: protein MPHETTLIATVAVGFVLAFIFGFLADRFRLPPLVGYLVAGIFIGPFTPGFVADAGLSGQLAEMGVILLMFGVGLHFSISDLMAVKWIAIPGAVGQIVLATLIGVGVGELWGWSLGGSLVFGLSLSVASTVVLLKALEERNMLPTANGRIAVGWLIVEDLAMVVALVLLPAFAETLGGHAAGGHGAEAAADTSLAMALGLTLLKVAGFVVLAIALGPRVVPWILGQVARTGSRELFTLSVLAVALGIAYGSAAIFGVSFALGAFFAGVVLSESRFSHRAAHESLPLQDAFAVLFFVSVGMLFDPSILIREPLAVLVVLAIIMVGKSLAAMLIVLVLGYPLATAVTVAASLAQIGEFSFILGGLGVALGLLPKEGSDLILAGALLSITLNPLAFVVAPRLISRLGVWKALATHGEHRYNALEADIEAAQARAHEREHAHALEVQQVVQRFPIFADIDPEQRQEFLLLFRPQSANPGERIIQKGDKPDGMYFISSGKAVVDTDAGDITLGPGDFFGEMALLSGSRRTADVTALDYCELLTMSRRDFLQFVARNPSLRRRFSETATHRSEVNRRNLISEPPAAPSR from the coding sequence ATGCCGCATGAGACCACGCTCATCGCGACTGTTGCAGTGGGTTTCGTGCTGGCCTTCATCTTTGGCTTCCTGGCCGATCGCTTCCGATTGCCCCCCCTGGTCGGCTATCTCGTCGCCGGCATCTTCATTGGGCCCTTCACGCCCGGCTTTGTTGCGGACGCAGGCCTCTCCGGCCAATTGGCCGAAATGGGCGTGATTCTGCTGATGTTCGGCGTGGGCCTTCACTTCTCGATTTCTGATCTGATGGCGGTCAAATGGATCGCCATCCCCGGAGCTGTCGGCCAGATCGTCCTCGCGACACTGATAGGTGTGGGCGTCGGCGAACTCTGGGGGTGGAGCCTTGGCGGCAGCCTGGTGTTCGGCCTTTCTCTTTCGGTCGCAAGTACCGTGGTGCTGCTGAAGGCACTCGAAGAGCGCAACATGCTGCCGACAGCCAACGGCCGCATTGCCGTGGGCTGGCTTATCGTCGAAGATCTCGCGATGGTAGTCGCGCTCGTCCTGCTGCCAGCCTTCGCGGAAACGCTGGGCGGCCACGCGGCCGGTGGCCATGGCGCGGAGGCCGCGGCGGATACCAGCCTGGCCATGGCGTTGGGCCTTACCCTCCTGAAAGTGGCAGGCTTCGTCGTGCTTGCCATCGCACTCGGACCGCGGGTGGTTCCCTGGATTCTCGGGCAGGTTGCTCGCACGGGTTCGCGGGAGCTGTTCACGCTTTCGGTACTCGCGGTGGCGCTCGGTATCGCTTACGGCTCGGCCGCCATATTCGGCGTCTCATTCGCGCTTGGCGCCTTCTTCGCGGGCGTGGTGCTGTCCGAATCCCGCTTCAGCCATCGTGCCGCCCATGAGTCCCTGCCCTTGCAGGACGCCTTCGCCGTGCTGTTCTTCGTCTCGGTGGGGATGCTCTTCGACCCGTCGATCCTCATCCGCGAACCACTGGCGGTGCTCGTCGTACTGGCGATCATCATGGTCGGCAAGTCGCTCGCAGCCATGCTGATCGTTCTCGTGCTCGGCTACCCCCTGGCGACGGCGGTGACCGTTGCCGCGAGCCTCGCGCAAATCGGCGAGTTCTCGTTCATCCTCGGTGGCCTCGGCGTCGCTCTCGGCCTTCTCCCGAAAGAGGGCAGCGACCTCATCCTCGCGGGTGCTCTGCTGTCCATCACGTTGAACCCGCTCGCCTTTGTCGTCGCGCCGAGGCTGATCAGCCGGCTCGGTGTCTGGAAGGCGCTCGCCACCCACGGCGAGCATCGCTACAACGCGTTGGAAGCCGATATCGAGGCGGCTCAGGCGCGCGCCCATGAAAGGGAGCACGCGCACGCTCTCGAGGTGCAGCAAGTGGTGCAGCGCTTCCCGATCTTCGCGGATATCGATCCCGAACAGCGCCAGGAATTCCTGCTTCTGTTTCGGCCGCAAAGCGCCAACCCCGGCGAGCGCATCATCCAGAAAGGCGACAAGCCGGACGGGATGTATTTCATCTCATCCGGCAAGGCTGTGGTTGATACCGATGCCGGCGACATAACCCTTGGTCCAGGAGACTTTTTCGGTGAGATGGCGCTCCTTTCCGGCAGCCGCCGCACAGCAGACGTGACCGCGCTCGACTACTGCGAACTCCTGACGATGAGCCGGCGCGACTTTCTGCAGTTTGTCGCCCGAAATCCAAGCCTGCGCAGGCGTTTCAGCGAAACAGCCACTCACCGCAGCGAGGTGAACCGGCGCAACCTGATCTCCGAACCACCGGCTGCTCCATCGCGCTGA
- a CDS encoding choline dehydrogenase, producing MGFDFIIVGAGSAGCVLANRLSADPHHRVLLLEAGGSDWNPLFRVPLMTGVLLRSRYANWFYRTEPEPHLNDRQLFWPRGRVLGGSSAINGMVYTRGTRLDYDGWAQMGLPEWSFDKVLPAFMRGESYQPGANAFHGGAGPLPISRPNTPNPLFDAFVAAGQQAGYPFNLDFNGETQEGFGRYDFTTKNGERWSAARAFLGPARQRPNLVIRTDARLLKVIVENGRATGVEILTGRERQSIRAERDIILSCGTVNSPAALMHSGIGDADLLRRHGIPVVRDLKGVGKNLQDHLLARVEHACLEPVTLYSTLRGDRAALALLRAIFLKSGPAASFPLEGGAFFKSDPALDEPDLQSHFLPGLSTAALRLPFLAKASGRYDGHGFFANVYQLRPHSRGEITIGSADPLAAPRIRPNYLSDPADLHVLREGVKALRRVFAQPAFDRFRGPELAPGPDVVTDADIEHWLRGVADTVFHPVGSCRMGTDDLAVVDQHLKVHGIPGLRVVDASIMPRMPSSNTHAPTMMIAERASDFILGEAS from the coding sequence GTGGGATTCGACTTCATCATTGTCGGCGCCGGCTCGGCCGGCTGCGTCCTCGCCAATCGCCTGTCCGCCGATCCCCACCATCGTGTGCTTCTCCTGGAAGCTGGCGGATCCGACTGGAATCCGCTTTTCCGCGTTCCGCTGATGACCGGCGTTTTGCTCCGCAGCCGCTACGCCAACTGGTTCTACCGCACGGAGCCGGAACCCCATCTCAACGACCGACAACTGTTCTGGCCGCGCGGGCGGGTCCTCGGCGGTTCATCAGCCATCAACGGAATGGTCTACACCCGCGGCACGCGGCTGGACTATGACGGCTGGGCCCAGATGGGCTTGCCGGAATGGTCGTTCGACAAGGTCTTGCCCGCTTTCATGCGCGGCGAGAGTTACCAGCCTGGCGCCAATGCCTTCCATGGCGGAGCCGGGCCGCTGCCCATCTCCCGGCCGAATACCCCCAACCCTCTGTTTGACGCCTTTGTGGCGGCCGGACAGCAAGCCGGCTATCCGTTCAATCTGGATTTCAACGGCGAAACGCAGGAAGGCTTCGGCCGTTACGATTTCACCACGAAGAATGGAGAGCGTTGGAGCGCGGCGCGCGCCTTTCTTGGCCCCGCGCGTCAACGTCCCAATCTCGTCATCCGGACGGATGCGCGCCTTCTGAAGGTTATCGTAGAAAACGGGCGCGCGACCGGGGTCGAGATCCTGACGGGGCGTGAGCGGCAATCGATCCGCGCTGAGCGGGATATCATTCTATCCTGCGGAACGGTGAATTCTCCTGCCGCCCTGATGCATTCCGGTATCGGCGATGCGGATCTGCTTCGCCGCCACGGAATTCCCGTCGTGCGGGATCTCAAAGGCGTGGGCAAGAACCTCCAGGACCATCTTCTGGCCAGGGTGGAGCATGCATGCCTGGAGCCGGTCACGCTGTATAGCACGTTGCGCGGCGATCGCGCGGCGCTTGCCCTCCTTAGGGCGATCTTTCTCAAAAGCGGGCCTGCGGCCTCCTTCCCGCTTGAAGGCGGCGCGTTCTTCAAGTCGGACCCCGCCCTCGACGAGCCGGACCTGCAATCGCATTTCCTCCCCGGTCTTTCGACCGCAGCCCTTAGATTGCCGTTCCTGGCAAAGGCCAGCGGTCGCTACGACGGCCACGGCTTTTTCGCCAATGTCTATCAGTTGCGCCCCCATAGCCGTGGCGAAATCACGATCGGCAGCGCCGATCCGCTCGCCGCGCCGCGCATCAGGCCCAACTACCTCTCCGACCCGGCGGATCTTCATGTCTTGCGTGAGGGCGTGAAGGCCCTCCGTCGCGTCTTCGCTCAGCCGGCTTTTGATCGCTTCCGGGGGCCAGAACTCGCTCCAGGTCCCGATGTCGTCACGGACGCTGACATCGAGCACTGGTTGCGGGGCGTCGCCGACACCGTGTTTCACCCGGTCGGCAGTTGCCGGATGGGCACGGACGATCTGGCCGTTGTTGACCAGCATCTCAAGGTGCATGGCATTCCTGGCCTGCGCGTGGTCGACGCCTCCATCATGCCGCGCATGCCTTCTTCCAACACACATGCGCCGACGATGATGATCGCCGAGCGCGCGAGCGATTTCATCCTCGGAGAGGCGTCGTGA
- a CDS encoding SDR family oxidoreductase: MTSITSLADRRLLVTGAGSGIGLAFLRLALADGARCVALVRDATEGDALRRQDGLADLPMEHIIAADLTEFERSSGWVQLAVNLLGGLDGLVSCAGIFDHRPGLETGLADWQRVLDINLTAGFTLARDCALAMASGAPSAITFVSSQIGMIGHPRAAAYAASKAGLNGLTKALALELAPRGVRVNAVAPGPITTPMTAVARADTARAQKLVSSIPLGRFGEATEVAETLRFLTSAGASFITGQILCVDGGVTAA, encoded by the coding sequence ATGACAAGTATTACAAGTTTGGCTGACCGTCGCCTGCTTGTCACCGGTGCTGGCTCAGGCATCGGGCTAGCCTTCCTCCGGTTGGCGCTCGCGGATGGCGCGCGCTGTGTCGCGCTGGTGCGCGATGCCACCGAGGGCGATGCCCTGCGACGCCAGGATGGTCTCGCGGATCTCCCGATGGAGCATATCATCGCTGCCGATCTGACCGAATTCGAGCGCTCCAGCGGATGGGTACAGCTTGCGGTCAACCTTCTTGGCGGCCTTGATGGCCTCGTGTCCTGCGCCGGCATCTTCGATCATCGGCCGGGGCTTGAGACCGGGCTGGCAGACTGGCAGCGCGTGCTCGACATCAATCTCACGGCCGGTTTTACCCTGGCCCGGGACTGCGCGCTTGCGATGGCTTCCGGTGCGCCCAGCGCGATAACCTTCGTATCGAGCCAGATCGGGATGATCGGGCATCCACGCGCCGCCGCCTACGCGGCCTCGAAGGCCGGCCTGAATGGCCTGACCAAGGCCCTCGCGCTCGAACTGGCGCCGCGCGGCGTGCGCGTGAACGCGGTTGCACCCGGCCCCATCACGACACCGATGACGGCGGTGGCGAGAGCCGACACTGCACGCGCCCAGAAACTCGTGAGCAGCATCCCGCTCGGGCGTTTCGGAGAAGCAACCGAGGTGGCGGAGACATTGCGCTTTCTCACCTCCGCGGGCGCCTCCTTCATCACCGGGCAAATATTGTGTGTGGATGGGGGTGTGACGGCTGCTTGA